Proteins from a genomic interval of Aspergillus flavus chromosome 7, complete sequence:
- a CDS encoding cytochrome P450 has translation MRSSTQLTALYWIHLAIYNVFFHPLASFPGPFWARASFLYPNILASDMANVAYFHWPCSSRHRISTQTSWWALTDPPIYSNIINPGLRLGDIVRISPNELSFASVESWKAIYQPKSAPLVKSEFYEIYGSGFNSLCIGSERNPETHSRMRKSLAAAFSTKALLEQEDIIQGCVNDFIEGIRSQTTVNVTKWFEMLAFDILGEMAFGESFHCIENSKGDSNIASHPSIIAVFRLIEHLYFITILDNLRRYPLIAAIGKTILPHLTVSVRNKHTNYSRRKVAHRLQSSSPRADFMSRLIAKVEDEEMEMEELTAHASTLVYLTWKGGGESIAGGETVATFLAAVTYHLLSTPNAYQKLRDEIRARYNHLSEITSTTALQLPYLQAVISEGLRIYPPGSQGFPRNTPPQGIVVKGTYVPGNVEVYTSAWTVTHDARYFHDPYTFKPERWLDPNCTDNKDASQPFSLGPRGCLGRNFAIVEMSLILCKLHFQFDAELVNPFQEWESASQLHVMWWKPDLPVRFIPCTRDH, from the exons ATGCGTTCATCCACACAGTTGACAGCGCTTTACTGGATTCACCTCGCCATTTACAATGTATTCTTTCACCCGCTCGCTTCGTTTCCTGGCCCATTTTGGGCAAGAGCCTCCTTT CTCTATCCTAACATATTGGCCTCAGATATGGCGAATGTGGCATACTTCCACTGGCCGTGTTCATCGCGCCATCGAATTTCAACACAAACTTCATGGTGGGCGCTCACTGATCCACCTATTTATTCTAACATCATTAATCCAGGACTTCGTCTAGGAGACATAGTGAGGATCTCTCCCAACGAgctttcctttgcttctGTCGAGTCTTGGAAAGCAATTTATCAGCCAAAGAGCGCACCTCTGGTCAAGAGCGAGTTCTATGAGATTTATGGATCCGGGTTCAACTCGTTGTGCATTGGAAGTGAGCGCAACCCGGAAACTCATAGTAGAATGAGGAAGTCACTCGCGGCTGCGTTCTCCACAAAAGCCCTTTTAGAGCAAGAGGATATAATTCAGGGGTGTGTGAATGATTTCATCGAAGGGATTCGGTCGCAGACAACAGTTAACGTCACCAAGTGGTTTGAGATGCTCGCCTTTGACATCCTTGGCGAAATGGCGTTTGGGGAATCGTTCCATTGTATTGAAAACAGTAAGGGAGATTCAAATATTGCCTCTCACCCTTCGATTATTGCTGTATTCCGACTAATT GAGCATCTTTATTTTATCACTATTTTGGATAATTTACGCCGATATCCACTAATTGCAGCGATTGGGAAAACCATCTTGCCACATTTGACCGTCAGTGTTCGCAATAAACATACGAATTACAGTCGTCGAAAAGTCGCCCATCGGCTGCAGAGTTCATCACCTCGTGCAGACTTCATGTCGCGCCTGATTGCCAaagtggaagatgaggaaatggagatggaggagctgacAGCACACGCGTCCACTcttgtgtat TTGACATggaagggggggggggaaagcATAGCTGGAGGTGAAACGGTAGCTACCTTTCTGGCTGCCGTGACATATCATTTACTTTCAACTCCGAATGCGTATCAGAAGCTGCGCGATGAGATTCGAGCCCGTTACAACCACCTATCTGAAATAACTTCGACCACAGCATTACAACTGCCTTATCTTCAAGCGGTCATATCTGAAGGACTACGGATCTATCCGCCAGGATCTCAGGGATTCCCACGGAATACTCCACCCCAAGGCATTGTGGTCAAAGGAACATATGTGCCCGGAAAT GTGGAGGTATATACATCCGCATGGACAGTCACCCATGATGCCCGCTACTTCCATGATCCTTACACCTTCAAACCAGAACGCTGGCTTGACCCTAACTGTACCGATAATAAAGACGCTAGCCAGCCTTTTTCGCTCGGCCCAAGAGGATGTCTCGGTCGAAA CTTCGCGATTGTGGAAATGTCCCTCATCCTATGCAAGTTACACTTTCAGTTTGATGCTGAGCTCGTTAATCCATTCCAAGAGTGGGAATCGGCGAGCCAGCTGCATGTTATGTGGTGGAAGCCAGATTTGCCTGTGAGGTTTATTCCCTGCACTAGAGACCATTGA
- a CDS encoding efflux pump antibiotic resistance protein (putative transporter) produces the protein MSTKTRSSQTGETAVSSRISTPATLEKPNKDASPSHDPQVMEVRNKEDSGSGVDDAPTEEPSTGGFTLLMTVTALAMSMFLVSLDMTIVATAIPKITDEFGGIEDEGWYGSAFFITLGSFQAAWGKAYKYFPLKTSFLLSIFLFEVGSLICGVAPNSLALCIGRAITGVGGAGISSGAFTIIALSAPPKQRPAYIGILGASYGVAAAIGPLVGGAFTTNITWRWCFYINLPIGGLAAGIILFFYRPPPPLPFLDTPLKEKLLQMDLVGTLILVSALVCYVLALQWGGISLSWGDSKVIGTLVGFVVLLAVYAIVQWVQKERAAMIGRLFRRNVVVMMIYIDLLAGTFFLLVYYLPIYFQVVSGVSAAQSGIRNLPLILAQSVSTVISGVTLSKFGYPQPFLLVGGVLTAIGSGLLYTLEVNTGSGKWIGYQLLAGIGIGWCFQVPVVTAQASVAPEDLPSVTAMVLTVQTLGGSVFVSAGQSAMVNVLLKNLRSETSTVDAVKVAMTGATELRQKFSSAQMPFILTAYMNGLQAAFLVAVVASSVATVVCLATRWIKFSGQTTAAAAA, from the exons ATGTCTACCAAAACACGGTCGTCGCAAACAGGCGAGACGGCAGTGTCGTCACGAATTTCGACACCTGCGACACTTGAAAAGCCCAACAAAGATGCTTCACCTTCGCATGACCCCCAAGTTATGGAGGTTAGAAACAAGGAAGACAGTGGATCCGGGGTTGACGATGCGCCAACCGAAGAGCCAAGCACTGGCGGCTTCACTCTACTCATGACCGTCACAGCCTTGGCTATGAGCATGTTTTTG GTTTCGTTGGATATG ACCATTGTCGCAACTGCAATTCCAAAAATAACAGACGAGTTTGGTGGGATCGAAGACGAGGGTTGGTACGGATCGGCGTTTTTCATAACTTTGGGGAGCTTTCAGGCCGCGTGGGGGAAAGCATACAAGTACTTTCCGCTGAAGACATCCTTCTTGTTGtccatctttctctttgagGTTGGAAGTTTGATTTGCG GTGTCGCACCAAATAGCCTTGCGCTTTGTATTGGACGGGCTATCACCGGCGTCGGAGGCGCTGGAATTTCTTCGGGTGCCTTTACCATTATCGCATTATCTGCACCACCTAAACAGCGGCCAGCATATATCGGAATACTGGGTGCCTCATATGGAGTTGCCGCGGCCATTGGACCTCTCGTTGGCGGTGCATTCACGACGAATATTACCTGGCGGTGGTGTTTTTATATCAATCTACCGATTGGCGGACTGGCAGCTGGGATCATCCTATTCTTCTACcgacctcctcctcccttgCCCTTTTTAGATACTCCACTGAAAGAGAAGTTACTCCAAATGGACCTTGTTGGCACCTTGATCCTTGTTTCCGCTTTGGTTTGCTATGTCCTTGCCCTACAGTGGGGTGGAATATCGCTGTCGTGGGGTGATTCTAAGGTCATTGGAACTTTAGTTGGATTTGTCGTGCTGTTGGCTGTCTATGCCATTGTGCAATGGGTGCAGAAGGAACGCGCTGCAATGATCGGGCGCCTATTCCGTCGAAATGTGGTGGTCATGATGATCTACATTGACCTGCTAGCGGGAACCTTTTTCTTGCTAGTATACTACTTGCCTATCTACTTCCAGGTGGTATCGGGTGTCTCTGCTGCTCAGAGCGGAATCCGAAACCTGCCTTTGATTCTTGCGCAGAGTGTTTCGACGGTCATATCTGGTGTTACCCTCAGCAAGTTTGGATACCCCCAGCCTTTCCTCCTAGTTGGGGGAGTGCTCACCGCGATTGGGTCGGGCTTGTTGTACACACTCGAGGTTAATACCGGTTCTGGAAAATGGATAGGCTACCAACTGTTGGCTGGTATTGGCATTGGCTGGTGCTTCCAAGTTCCTGTGGTGACGGCGCAGGCATCGGTTGCGCCGGAGGATTTGCCGTCAGTGACGGCCATGGTATTGA CTGTGCAAACCCTGGGGGGATCAGTCTTCGTCTCGGCCGGCCAATCCGCTATGGTCAATGTTCTTCTAAAAAACCTCCGCAGTGAGACGTCAACTGTAGACGCCGTCAAGGTTGCGATGACAGGTGCAACGGAGCTACGCCAAAAATTCTCCTCCGCGCAAATGCCGTTCATACTGACTGCTTATATGAACGGTCTCCAAGCAGCATTCCTTGTGGCCGTTGTCGCCTCCAGCGTGGCTACCGTGGTCTGTTTGGCGACTCGGTGG